The proteins below come from a single Acidobacteriota bacterium genomic window:
- a CDS encoding peptidase M14 has translation MIARFSAAILAVALSGAMASPSFAQTPAQQPAPMPFAPGVRYDASIPTLQQVLGYAPGEAITPPDRVVAYLEALAKAAPTRTRLIEYGRTWEGRPLVVLIVASAERMAQLDAVQRGLQRLADPRVLAAGEGEALVDSLPVAVWLMHAVHGNEISSVDAALLEAYHLLAAQDDPQVTQILRETLVLIDPLENPDGRARFVASNTQASGPWPDPEPFSAEHNEPWPGGRANHYLFDMNRDWFAQSQSETRGRTKFFLQWYPQVVVDLHEMGGDSSYYFAPPADPLNPHITPRQVHWFNAIGKANAARFDERGFAYFNREVFDSFFPGYGESWPIFHGSIGMTYEMASSRGLVWRRTDGDELTYRDGVLRHFTSAITTLHTSAVNRQALLRDFLEYRRSAIAEGEKGRTRAWLVPVGPDPARAHRFATLLRDQGFDVLQSADAITVGRRTLAAGTYVVPAAQPGGRLLQNLLDPAIAQPEAFVKEQDRRRRKRLPDQMYDVTGWHLPSAYAVDVVSFDRPVSTLRTTAVVAPQAVSLPAAKVGYVLPWGLGTARLMVAAQAAGLRARFADESFTLGGRTYPPGTALFRTAENPGDLPATLSRLVTEHHADVVALDSAFTETGISLGSNLVVPLKTPRVLMAWDSPVSSQSAGWARYVLERRFGQRVTVVRMSAMGMADLTRFDVLVLPSGNYTQALTGPNLQRVKDWVSAGGTLVTIAEATRWATRDGVSLLDTTPERRDGRPESSGSAPAAGGQGNSGNARPSGGSAPATASAEPGKPIDIEKATQPRDEAPVSTSGALMRTNVDTEHWLAAGTGSSLHVMVEGTRVFSPITLDKGRNVATYATGDDAVIAGLMWPEARTQLGNKAAVIVQPRGRGHVVAFAEDPNFRAFTEGTELLFINAILLGPAH, from the coding sequence GTGATCGCACGCTTCTCCGCCGCCATCCTGGCCGTCGCCCTCTCGGGGGCGATGGCCTCGCCCTCCTTTGCGCAGACGCCGGCGCAGCAGCCGGCCCCGATGCCGTTCGCGCCCGGCGTGCGGTACGACGCCTCGATTCCGACGCTGCAGCAGGTGCTCGGCTACGCACCAGGCGAGGCGATCACGCCGCCGGATCGCGTGGTGGCCTACCTGGAGGCACTGGCGAAGGCGGCCCCGACGCGGACCCGCCTGATCGAGTACGGCCGCACATGGGAGGGGCGTCCGCTCGTGGTGCTGATCGTGGCGTCTGCAGAGCGCATGGCGCAGCTCGACGCGGTGCAGCGCGGGCTGCAGCGCCTCGCCGACCCGCGCGTGCTCGCCGCGGGCGAGGGAGAAGCCCTCGTCGATTCACTGCCGGTGGCGGTGTGGCTGATGCACGCCGTGCACGGCAACGAGATCTCCTCGGTGGACGCGGCACTGCTCGAGGCGTACCACCTGCTCGCCGCGCAGGACGACCCGCAGGTCACGCAGATCCTGCGCGAGACGCTGGTCCTGATCGATCCGCTCGAGAACCCCGACGGTCGTGCGCGGTTTGTGGCTTCCAACACGCAGGCATCCGGACCGTGGCCGGACCCGGAGCCATTCTCTGCCGAGCACAATGAACCGTGGCCGGGTGGTCGCGCGAATCACTACCTGTTCGACATGAACCGCGACTGGTTCGCGCAGTCTCAGTCGGAAACGCGTGGGCGCACGAAGTTCTTCCTGCAGTGGTATCCGCAGGTGGTGGTGGACCTGCACGAGATGGGCGGCGATTCGAGCTACTACTTCGCGCCGCCGGCCGACCCGCTCAACCCGCACATCACGCCGCGGCAGGTTCACTGGTTCAACGCCATCGGGAAGGCCAACGCCGCGCGGTTCGACGAGCGCGGGTTTGCCTACTTCAATCGCGAGGTGTTCGACTCGTTCTTCCCGGGATACGGCGAGTCGTGGCCGATCTTCCACGGGTCGATCGGCATGACCTACGAGATGGCGTCCTCGCGCGGTCTCGTGTGGCGGCGCACCGACGGCGACGAGCTGACCTATCGCGACGGCGTGCTGCGCCACTTCACGTCGGCCATCACCACGCTGCACACGTCAGCGGTCAACCGGCAGGCACTGCTGCGCGACTTCCTCGAGTATCGCCGCAGCGCGATCGCGGAAGGGGAGAAGGGACGGACCCGCGCATGGCTCGTGCCCGTGGGGCCCGACCCGGCGCGCGCGCACCGGTTCGCGACGCTGCTGCGCGATCAGGGCTTCGATGTCCTCCAGTCGGCCGATGCGATCACCGTCGGCAGGCGCACGCTCGCCGCCGGCACGTACGTGGTGCCTGCCGCGCAGCCTGGCGGGCGCCTGCTCCAGAACCTGCTCGATCCCGCGATCGCGCAGCCTGAGGCCTTCGTGAAGGAGCAGGATCGCCGTCGGCGCAAGCGGCTGCCGGATCAGATGTACGACGTCACGGGCTGGCACCTGCCGTCGGCGTACGCGGTCGACGTGGTCTCCTTCGACAGGCCCGTCTCCACGCTGCGGACCACGGCCGTCGTGGCGCCGCAGGCGGTCTCGCTTCCTGCCGCGAAGGTGGGCTACGTGCTGCCGTGGGGGCTCGGCACCGCGCGTCTCATGGTGGCCGCGCAGGCGGCCGGCCTGCGCGCGCGGTTCGCGGACGAGAGCTTCACGCTCGGCGGACGCACGTATCCGCCGGGGACGGCGCTGTTCCGCACGGCCGAGAATCCGGGCGACCTGCCCGCCACGTTGTCGCGACTCGTGACCGAGCACCACGCGGACGTCGTCGCGCTCGACTCGGCATTCACGGAAACAGGCATCTCGCTCGGCAGCAACCTCGTGGTGCCCCTGAAGACGCCGCGCGTGCTGATGGCCTGGGACTCGCCCGTGTCGTCGCAGAGCGCCGGCTGGGCGCGTTACGTCCTCGAGCGCCGCTTCGGCCAGCGGGTCACGGTCGTGCGCATGAGCGCGATGGGGATGGCGGACCTGACGCGCTTCGACGTTCTCGTGCTCCCGTCGGGCAACTACACGCAGGCGCTCACCGGGCCGAACCTGCAGCGCGTCAAGGACTGGGTGAGTGCGGGCGGCACGCTCGTGACGATCGCCGAGGCGACCCGGTGGGCCACGCGCGACGGCGTGAGCCTGCTCGACACCACGCCGGAACGGCGCGACGGCCGCCCCGAGTCGTCGGGCAGTGCGCCGGCTGCCGGCGGGCAGGGCAACAGCGGAAACGCACGCCCGTCCGGCGGGAGCGCTCCCGCGACGGCGAGCGCAGAACCCGGCAAGCCGATAGACATCGAGAAGGCCACGCAGCCGCGCGACGAGGCGCCGGTGTCGACATCGGGCGCGCTGATGCGCACCAACGTCGATACCGAGCACTGGCTGGCCGCAGGTACGGGCTCCAGCCTGCACGTGATGGTCGAAGGCACCCGCGTGTTCTCTCCGATCACGCTCGACAAGGGGCGCAACGTGGCCACCTACGCGACGGGAGACGATGCGGTGATTGCGGGCCTGATGTGGCCCGAGGCGCGCACCCAACTCGGGAACAAGGCCGCCGTGATCGTGCAGCCGCGCGGCCGCGGACACGTGGTGGCGTTTGCCGAGGACCCCAACTTCCGCGCGTTCACGGAGGGTACGGAACTCCTCTTCATCAACGCGATCCTGCTCGGCCCGGCACACTGA
- a CDS encoding GNAT family N-acetyltransferase gives MRGVMIRQAVEDDAEAIAAVCTRAASRAYAGLVTDEYVARVVAHFHAPARVRREVAPAEGWFGFAVAECDQQVVGAAGTGRSAHDASACELYTLHVDPPHQREGVGRALVAHSVAQARVAGARHLDVAVMPGNMGAIRFYQACGFVAAGDRPIYAPHGEEGGPAVALVFMRRL, from the coding sequence ATGCGGGGCGTGATGATCAGACAGGCCGTCGAGGACGATGCCGAGGCGATTGCTGCGGTGTGTACTCGCGCGGCCAGCCGCGCCTACGCGGGACTGGTCACCGATGAGTACGTCGCCCGGGTGGTCGCGCATTTCCATGCGCCCGCGCGCGTGCGCCGCGAGGTCGCCCCCGCGGAGGGCTGGTTCGGGTTCGCGGTGGCCGAATGCGATCAACAGGTGGTCGGCGCGGCAGGCACCGGACGGAGCGCGCACGACGCGTCGGCCTGCGAGCTGTACACGCTGCACGTCGATCCGCCGCACCAGCGGGAGGGCGTGGGCCGCGCGCTCGTGGCCCACAGCGTGGCGCAGGCGCGAGTGGCCGGCGCCCGACATCTCGATGTGGCCGTGATGCCGGGCAACATGGGGGCGATCCGGTTCTACCAGGCGTGCGGATTCGTCGCCGCGGGCGACCGTCCCATCTACGCCCCGCACGGCGAGGAAGGCGGCCCCGCCGTCGCGCTGGTCTTCATGCGACGGCTGTAG
- a CDS encoding peptidase, producing MPSSLPFGCSSRAVRASFLTGLALGTLVIGTAAYARAADPGQPAGIVVPAAQKVTSPKEQFGFAIGDDYQLATYEQLSAYWRKLDAESDRLTVVDIGRTAEGRTQLMGIVTSPENHRRLDRLKTIARRLALAEDVVTEADARALATEGKAVVWIDGGLHANETLGAQQLIETMYQFVSGNDAETLRILDQVVILFVHANPDGHDLVANWYLRERDPLKRSLDDLPRLYQKYAGHDNNRDSYMTALAETSNMSRQLFREWFPQIMYNHHQTGPIGTVMFAPPFRDPFNYVFDPLIPTSIDLVGAAMHTRFAAEAKPGVTTRRGANYSTWWNGGLRTTVYFHNMVGLLTETIGNPTPMEIPFRPERQLASTDLPYPIEPQTWHMRQSVDYSVTANRAVLDVAARYREQFLFNIWRMGRNSIERGQRDTWTTYPRRVQKVREAVGANAAPARGARGMASPPRVLFDSVLRDPALRDARAYVLPSDQPDFQTAIAFVNTLIRAGITVHRAGSPFSAQGKTYPAGSLIVKTAQAFRPHVLDMFEPQDHPDDFQYPGGPPIPPYDSAGWTLAFQMGVQFDRLLDGLDGSFERVADELTIPAGTVTGPPNATTYVFSHASNQAFRAVNRLLAAGDRVERLPDGQFRVSATRQTRARLSDIATATGVSFEGRTGAATPAGHVLKRVRLALWDRYGGSMPSGWLRLVLEQFEFPYEVVYVPQIDAGELKTKFDVLILPDGAIPDPARGGFVPRAPRVEAIPEEFRSRIGSFSTTTTLPQLRAFLEGGGQVLSIGGSTSLATHLGLPVGNKLVDGAGAPLADEQYYVPGSVLRVKVDTAHALSQGLRADTDVYFDNSPVFTLPADAQARGLTPIAWFDSATPLRSGWAWGQQHLQGGVAIAEARVGAGRLVLFGPEITFRSQPHGTFKFLFNGILRQ from the coding sequence ATGCCATCGTCCCTGCCTTTCGGCTGTAGCTCGCGCGCGGTGCGCGCGTCGTTCCTGACCGGTCTCGCCCTGGGGACCCTCGTCATCGGCACTGCCGCGTACGCGCGTGCAGCCGATCCGGGTCAGCCGGCGGGCATCGTCGTCCCCGCCGCGCAGAAGGTCACGTCACCGAAGGAGCAGTTCGGCTTCGCGATCGGCGATGACTACCAGCTTGCGACGTACGAGCAGCTCAGCGCCTACTGGCGCAAGCTCGACGCCGAGTCCGACCGCCTGACCGTCGTCGACATCGGCAGGACGGCCGAGGGCCGTACGCAGCTGATGGGCATCGTGACGTCACCGGAGAACCACCGCAGGCTGGATCGGCTCAAGACGATCGCGCGGCGGCTGGCGCTGGCCGAGGACGTCGTCACGGAGGCCGATGCGCGTGCCCTCGCGACGGAAGGCAAGGCGGTCGTGTGGATCGACGGCGGCCTGCACGCCAACGAGACGCTCGGCGCGCAGCAGCTCATCGAGACGATGTACCAGTTCGTGAGCGGCAACGACGCCGAGACGCTGCGCATCCTCGACCAGGTCGTCATCCTCTTCGTGCACGCCAATCCCGATGGGCACGACCTCGTGGCCAACTGGTACCTGCGCGAGCGCGATCCCCTGAAGCGGTCGCTCGACGACCTGCCGCGCCTGTACCAGAAGTACGCCGGACACGACAACAACCGCGATTCGTACATGACCGCGCTCGCCGAGACGTCCAACATGAGCCGTCAGCTCTTCCGCGAGTGGTTCCCGCAGATCATGTACAACCACCACCAGACGGGCCCGATCGGCACGGTGATGTTCGCGCCGCCGTTCCGCGATCCGTTCAACTACGTCTTCGATCCGCTGATCCCCACGAGCATCGATCTCGTCGGCGCGGCGATGCACACGCGGTTCGCGGCGGAGGCCAAGCCCGGGGTCACGACGCGTCGCGGCGCCAACTATTCCACGTGGTGGAACGGCGGCCTGCGCACCACCGTGTACTTCCACAACATGGTGGGCCTGCTCACCGAGACCATCGGCAACCCGACGCCGATGGAGATCCCGTTCCGGCCCGAGCGTCAACTGGCGAGCACCGATCTCCCGTATCCGATCGAGCCGCAGACGTGGCACATGCGCCAGAGCGTCGACTACTCGGTGACCGCCAATCGCGCCGTGCTCGACGTGGCCGCGCGCTATCGCGAACAGTTCCTCTTCAACATCTGGCGCATGGGCCGCAACTCGATCGAGCGCGGCCAGCGCGACACGTGGACGACGTATCCGAGGCGCGTGCAGAAGGTGCGTGAAGCGGTTGGTGCGAACGCCGCGCCCGCGCGTGGCGCGCGCGGCATGGCGAGTCCGCCGCGCGTGTTGTTCGACTCCGTGCTGCGCGACCCCGCGCTGCGTGACGCGCGCGCCTACGTCCTGCCGTCGGATCAGCCCGACTTCCAGACGGCGATCGCGTTCGTCAATACGCTGATCCGCGCGGGCATCACCGTACATCGCGCGGGCAGCCCGTTCTCCGCGCAGGGGAAGACGTATCCGGCGGGTTCGCTCATCGTGAAGACGGCGCAGGCATTCAGGCCGCACGTGCTCGACATGTTCGAGCCGCAGGATCACCCCGACGACTTCCAGTATCCCGGCGGTCCGCCCATCCCGCCCTACGACAGCGCGGGCTGGACGCTCGCCTTCCAGATGGGCGTGCAGTTCGATCGCCTGCTCGACGGACTCGACGGATCGTTCGAGCGCGTGGCCGACGAGCTCACGATTCCCGCGGGCACCGTGACAGGGCCCCCCAACGCGACGACGTACGTGTTCTCGCACGCGAGCAACCAGGCGTTCCGTGCCGTCAATCGGCTGCTGGCTGCGGGCGACAGGGTCGAACGCCTGCCCGACGGCCAGTTCCGCGTGTCGGCGACCCGCCAGACGCGCGCGCGGCTGTCGGACATCGCCACGGCGACGGGCGTCTCGTTCGAAGGCCGCACCGGCGCGGCCACGCCAGCGGGGCACGTGTTGAAGCGCGTGCGGCTGGCGCTCTGGGATCGCTACGGCGGATCGATGCCGTCCGGCTGGCTGCGCCTCGTGCTCGAACAGTTCGAGTTCCCGTACGAGGTCGTGTACGTCCCGCAGATTGACGCCGGCGAGCTGAAGACAAAGTTCGACGTACTGATCCTGCCCGACGGCGCGATCCCCGATCCGGCGCGCGGTGGCTTCGTGCCTCGTGCGCCGCGCGTCGAGGCCATCCCCGAGGAGTTCCGATCGCGCATCGGATCGTTCTCGACGACCACCACGCTGCCACAACTGCGCGCGTTCCTCGAGGGTGGCGGGCAGGTGCTGTCGATCGGCGGCTCGACGTCGCTTGCGACACACCTCGGCCTGCCGGTAGGCAACAAGCTCGTCGACGGCGCCGGTGCGCCGCTCGCCGACGAGCAGTACTACGTGCCGGGATCGGTGCTCCGCGTGAAGGTGGACACGGCGCACGCGCTGTCGCAGGGTCTGCGCGCAGACACCGACGTGTACTTCGACAACAGCCCGGTGTTCACGCTGCCGGCCGACGCGCAGGCCAGGGGACTCACGCCGATCGCGTGGTTCGATTCGGCCACGCCGCTTCGCAGTGGATGGGCGTGGGGCCAGCAGCACCTGCAAGGTGGCGTCGCGATCGCCGAAGCCAGGGTCGGCGCGGGCCGCCTCGTGCTCTTCGGCCCGGAGATCACGTTCCGCTCCCAGCCGCACGGCACGTTCAAATTCCTCTTCAACGGGATTTTGCGACAGTAG
- a CDS encoding diguanylate cyclase — MSRVLDPALFRPVTAACVLGGVLLVAAGWTVTGAFVLGVALGAGLASLGSGATATGRRDTGRSDAHDTASAALVETLAGAIDTKHDPSGRRLHRRRSWAVALAEASRLPSADVEALRTAALLIDVGQLAVPAHILSKPGPLSVEEFHKIRIHPQVSADLIAGLPLPDAVAAFVRAHHERWDGKGYPEGLQQDAIPVGARVLAVVDHYDALVSDRPYRERLTGEAAMAVLREEAGRSLDPQLVDRFIALLPTLDGAAREVPTGSSLVSIVSAHREDAALFEISQGISAGLGVDGTARLLARELRRVIPYSSVALYLYDSASRAFTAVFAEGFDAELLSAVRVGVDAGVFGQAVRDKRAVANVDPQAYIAGTTHETTRLRSSIVCPLLGERNDLVGALAVYHVTPECYTADECRLLEMVARQAGPALSHALQLSRAQAEALTDPLTDLPNTRFLWMHLTQELARAGRQASRLALLLLDVDDFKSLNDRDGHQVGDAALRELATVLRQAVRPYDVCARYGGDEFVVVLADCRRKEAEERLRDLQARIAAHTMRLPDGRTFSVTVSIGAAVFPADGESAEALLATADVHMYQDKQRPRVRRDTDGPGPFPVLPPPPHHTM, encoded by the coding sequence GGTCGGAGCGACGCGCACGACACGGCATCGGCGGCACTCGTGGAGACGCTCGCTGGCGCCATCGACACCAAGCACGATCCCTCCGGACGACGCCTGCACCGACGTCGATCGTGGGCCGTGGCGCTGGCGGAAGCGAGCCGCCTGCCGTCGGCCGACGTCGAAGCCCTGCGGACAGCCGCCCTCTTGATCGACGTGGGCCAGCTCGCGGTTCCGGCGCACATCCTGTCCAAGCCAGGACCCCTCTCGGTCGAGGAGTTCCACAAGATCCGCATCCATCCGCAAGTGAGTGCCGACCTGATCGCGGGCCTGCCGCTGCCGGATGCTGTCGCCGCGTTCGTCCGCGCGCACCACGAACGATGGGACGGCAAGGGCTATCCGGAGGGGCTGCAGCAGGATGCGATTCCAGTCGGCGCGCGCGTGCTGGCCGTTGTCGATCACTACGACGCGCTCGTGAGCGACAGGCCGTATCGCGAACGGCTGACCGGTGAGGCCGCCATGGCCGTCCTGCGCGAGGAAGCCGGCAGGTCGCTGGACCCGCAACTCGTGGATCGGTTCATCGCGCTCCTGCCCACGCTCGATGGCGCCGCGCGCGAGGTGCCCACCGGGTCGTCGCTCGTGTCGATCGTCTCCGCCCACCGCGAAGACGCCGCGCTCTTCGAGATCTCGCAGGGCATCTCGGCTGGTCTCGGCGTGGACGGCACGGCGCGACTGCTCGCGCGCGAACTCCGTCGCGTGATCCCGTACTCGAGCGTGGCGCTGTATCTCTATGACAGCGCGTCGCGCGCCTTCACGGCGGTCTTTGCCGAGGGCTTCGACGCCGAGCTGCTCTCCGCGGTGCGCGTCGGCGTCGACGCGGGAGTATTCGGTCAGGCGGTGCGCGACAAGCGCGCGGTGGCCAACGTGGATCCGCAGGCGTACATCGCCGGGACGACGCACGAGACCACGCGACTCCGATCGTCGATCGTGTGCCCGCTCCTCGGTGAGCGGAACGATCTGGTGGGTGCACTGGCCGTCTACCACGTGACGCCGGAGTGCTACACGGCCGACGAGTGCCGGCTGCTCGAGATGGTGGCGCGGCAGGCCGGGCCCGCACTGAGTCACGCGCTGCAGTTGTCGCGCGCGCAGGCCGAAGCGCTCACCGATCCGCTGACGGACCTGCCGAACACGCGCTTCCTGTGGATGCACCTCACGCAGGAGCTCGCGCGCGCCGGACGACAGGCGTCGCGGCTCGCACTGTTGCTCCTCGACGTGGACGACTTCAAGTCGCTCAACGACAGGGACGGGCACCAGGTCGGCGATGCCGCGCTCCGAGAACTCGCGACGGTGCTGCGCCAGGCCGTGCGTCCGTACGACGTCTGCGCGCGCTACGGCGGAGACGAGTTCGTCGTGGTTCTCGCCGACTGCCGGCGCAAGGAAGCGGAAGAGCGCCTTCGCGATCTCCAGGCACGGATCGCCGCCCACACCATGCGTCTGCCGGACGGTCGCACCTTCTCTGTGACCGTCAGCATCGGCGCCGCCGTCTTCCCCGCAGACGGCGAGTCGGCAGAGGCGCTCCTCGCCACGGCCGACGTGCACATGTATCAGGACAAGCAGCGCCCGCGCGTCAGGCGCGACACCGATGGGCCGGGCCCGTTCCCGGTCCTGCCGCCACCCCCACATCACACGATGTAG